GCTTGGGAACGCACGGGTGCTCCCGTCGACAAAACACACATCCAGGCTCCAAAGGCCACTAACCAAAGACGTTTAAGCACAATCTACTCTTCACAAAATGCAGTAATCACAGATCAAGTCTAGCGACTTTCCCGGGCAATTGACGCGAAATTTTTATGAAAAGATTCCTATACCATGGGGTTATTTAAATTTTTGAGGATTAGAGTAGACTACGGATTATTGTTGTTCACCTATGCCCCTCCAAGTTTTTATGATTGGTGCTCTCGTCACCCCCAAAAAAGTTGCATTGTCCTTGGCTGCCCTCACGGGGGGAATTCTACTCATCGGCCTACCAGTTTCGAAAATGGTCGGCGATCGCCAGACGAGCATTGGAGAAGAACAACTGATGGCCCTCACCGTCCCCGTTGAGGTGGAAAATTTGGCTGTGCGTATTGAAGCCAATGGCATCGTTGAACCCATTCAAAGTGTGAATATCAGTCCTAAAACCCCCGGTCGTCTGGCGCAGCTGTTGGTAGAACAGGGAGATACCGTCACCGCAGGTCAAGAGTTAGCGGTAATGGATAACAACGAACTCTATGCAGAGGGCATCCGGGCTGAAGCATTAACAAAACAGCGCATTGCGGAATTGCGTGCCACTGAAACCAGACTGAAGGGAGAAATTGAAGAAGCCCGCGCCCGCTTCATTCGTACCCAAGCCCAGCTCCAGCAGGCAGAACAGCGCATTCCGAAAGATATTGATCAAGCCAATGCTCAACTAGCCGCCGCCCAAGCCAATCGCCAACGGGCCCAGGATAAGGCCAGACGTTACGAATCTCTGCTCAACAGTGGGGCGATCGCCCAAGAAACCTATGATGAGGTGCTCAACGAGCTGCAAAATGCTAATGCCCGCCTGTTTGAAGCCCAACAGCGCCTCGCCCAGGTCAATAGCACCGCCAGTCCAGAGTTAGAAGCCCTCACCGCCGCCACCGTGGAGGCCAAAGCAAGTCTTGATCGTCTTGAGCGCACGGCTGAACCACAACTGACCCAACTAACGGCTGCCCTTGAGCAGGCCCAAGCCCAGCGCCAAATCGCCTCAGTGCAATACCAAGATTCGATCATCCGCGCCCCCTTTGATGGGATCATCACACAGAAATTTGCCACAGAAGGGGCTTTTGTTACCCCCACCACCGCTGCTTCGAGTACGGCCTCGGCAACATCTTCTTCGATCTTGGCTTTGGCCCGGGGCCTAGAGGTCATCGCGCGGGTACCAGAGGTGGATATTCAACAAATTGAAGTCGGCCAAGATGTAGAAATTATTGCCGATGCTGACCGGAGTCAGGTTTTCCAAGGACGGGTTATTTTGGTTGCCCCCGAAGCAATCGTCGAAAACAATGTCACCTCTTTTGAGGTGCGCATCGCGCTCCTGTCGGGCCGGGAGTTTTTACGGTCTAAGATGAATGCGGATGTGACTTTTGTGGGACAAAATCTCACCAATGTGATGACTGTCCCCACGGTGGCGATCGCCACTGAGCAGGGAGAAACAGGTGTATTAGTGCCTGACAGTAACAACAACCCCAGGTTTCAACCGGTAATCATCGGCGCAACGGTGGGCGATCGCACACAAATTGTCCGAGGCATCACCCCCGATGACCGAGTTTTCATCGACTTACCGAGAAATGTAGAACGGCCCGAATAAAGCATTGGGCGATCTACGAGGGTAAAGAATCGGATAAATTCACCCCGCAATGACGACAAAATTCTGTGTATTTGTGGATGGGGCGATCGCAGCGGGGGCAGGCCGAATATTGTTCAAAACCACAAAACGGGCAGAAGATTTCACCCTGACTGAGGCGGCAACTACATTGAATGCAGCGCTGTTTTTGGATGCGACTTTTTGCCTGGACTTTTGGATTAAAAACAAACCGTTGCAGCAGTTTAATTAACCCAAAACCGATAAGGGGAATAATGAAAATCAAGAGGTAACTTGAAACAAAAACCAAGCCCCCTAAAAGTGCGACCAGAACATCAAAAACCAGGGCAATTAGATTGCCAAACTGAATAAATTCCAGCACCTTAATCAGGAGTGGAATACAAAAAATTAGTAACAAATGCCAACTTAAAAGGGCCTGGGTGTTGCGTTGGTGATCAACGGCGCTTTGGTGCCAAAAATAACCAATGAGAATGAGCGGTACAAGGAACAGAACTTGCAGGAAAAACTGTTGATTAGCATGCCAAAATTGCGCTCGATTAAAATCCTGTTCGAGACTGGTGAAAAATGGGCGATCGCCTAAAGCCGTCAGATAAGCTTTGACATCTGGCTGGTTTAATAGTTCAGTCTTTTTCGCCTCAAAGGTCTGGGTCACTGCGGCCCGCTGCGCTTCAGTGGTCTCGATTTCTGACAGGGTTTGGGCCGCTGTCGTTTCGTTGATGGATAACTCTGGATCCTGGCCTGCAATTTGCTCTAGTAGCGTTGAATCATACTGCTCGCGGAGGGTGACAATGCGCTGATCGAGGGTTTGAATGTCTGTCTGGAGCGTCTCGATTTCTTGGCGTAGGACACGGGTTTGTTCATTCCTCACCCTAGGGGTTAAATCCCGCAGGCGATCACATTGGTCTGAAACACGGCCGAGGCGCCCGACCGTATCCACAGAGGGCACTTCCCGGGTAGGATAATCCCCCAATAGATCCATCACCCAGGGAACATCACGGTTTGCGTCAGTATTGCTTTGATAGGCTTGGTACACCGAATAGCAAGGGTACTGCTCGTAGGGGGACAGGGGCCAACGGCCAACACTATCAAGCCCCTGAAAAACATTAATCAACACAAAAATGTCAATTAAAACCAAGATCACTAAACTGACTTTATTGAGCGGTTCTTGGCGAATATGAGTCGATTTTCGGATGCCACTCCGGATCAAGCGCTTAAACCAACGCACCATAGATTTTTCCAGAATTTTTTCCACTCTAGAAAAAACCAGAAGAAAAAGGGTTGTTTTAGTTATAAATCTTTGCTGTTTTGATTGGGATCTAAGCGCGATTAAGAATGGACTACTTCAAATCATCTAAACTGATGCGGGGGTCGGCGAATTTGAGCAGTAAATCCGCCATTAAATTACCAACAATGAGCATTGTGGCACTCATCATTAAAGCCGCCATCACTAGATATAAATCCTGGGCCTGGACTGCCTGGAGTGTGAGAGTACCGAGGCCCGGCCAATTAAAGAAAAATTCTGAAATAAACGAGCCACTTAATAGACTGGCAAACTCAAAGCCTAAAAGGGTGATCAGGGGATTGATCGCGTTGCGGAGGGCATGGACGTAGATGACGCGATTTTCTGGTAAACCTTTGGCCCGAGCTGTCTGGATATAGTCTTGGCGCAATACATCGAGTAATTGCCCCCGGGTGAGTCGCTGTAGCCCGGCAAAACCGGTCAAACTGAGGGCGATCGTCGGCAAAATCATATGCCAGCCGAGGTCGGCGATTTTGCCATACCAAGGTAGATCGACGAAGTTGATGCTGGTCATCCCCCCAACGGGAAGCAGCGGGGAGAGCTGCTGGGCGACCATCAACAGGGCCAGGGCGGTAATGAAGCTGGGTAAGCCCTGACCAAGGTAACTAATAACCCGCAAAATGCGGTCGAGGTTAGTATTTTGTTTGACGGCACTGAGAATCCCCAGGGGAATGGCGATCGCCCAGGTACCAACGATTG
The nucleotide sequence above comes from [Synechococcus] sp. NIES-970. Encoded proteins:
- a CDS encoding efflux transporter, RND family, MFP subunit codes for the protein MPLQVFMIGALVTPKKVALSLAALTGGILLIGLPVSKMVGDRQTSIGEEQLMALTVPVEVENLAVRIEANGIVEPIQSVNISPKTPGRLAQLLVEQGDTVTAGQELAVMDNNELYAEGIRAEALTKQRIAELRATETRLKGEIEEARARFIRTQAQLQQAEQRIPKDIDQANAQLAAAQANRQRAQDKARRYESLLNSGAIAQETYDEVLNELQNANARLFEAQQRLAQVNSTASPELEALTAATVEAKASLDRLERTAEPQLTQLTAALEQAQAQRQIASVQYQDSIIRAPFDGIITQKFATEGAFVTPTTAASSTASATSSSILALARGLEVIARVPEVDIQQIEVGQDVEIIADADRSQVFQGRVILVAPEAIVENNVTSFEVRIALLSGREFLRSKMNADVTFVGQNLTNVMTVPTVAIATEQGETGVLVPDSNNNPRFQPVIIGATVGDRTQIVRGITPDDRVFIDLPRNVERPE
- a CDS encoding hypothetical protein (conserved hypothetical protein) — encoded protein: MVRWFKRLIRSGIRKSTHIRQEPLNKVSLVILVLIDIFVLINVFQGLDSVGRWPLSPYEQYPCYSVYQAYQSNTDANRDVPWVMDLLGDYPTREVPSVDTVGRLGRVSDQCDRLRDLTPRVRNEQTRVLRQEIETLQTDIQTLDQRIVTLREQYDSTLLEQIAGQDPELSINETTAAQTLSEIETTEAQRAAVTQTFEAKKTELLNQPDVKAYLTALGDRPFFTSLEQDFNRAQFWHANQQFFLQVLFLVPLILIGYFWHQSAVDHQRNTQALLSWHLLLIFCIPLLIKVLEFIQFGNLIALVFDVLVALLGGLVFVSSYLLIFIIPLIGFGLIKLLQRFVFNPKVQAKSRIQKQRCIQCSCRLSQGEIFCPFCGFEQYSACPRCDRPIHKYTEFCRHCGVNLSDSLPS
- a CDS encoding OppB in a binding protein-dependent transport system — its product is MRNPLTIFDRATSLYIFKRVLQAVLTLFLASILSFVIIQLAPGDYLDALRQNPQMSEETLLDLEQRFGLDQSVLTQYGRWIWRVVRYFDFGISFESFRPVHELLLERMPATLLLALTSIVGTWAIAIPLGILSAVKQNTNLDRILRVISYLGQGLPSFITALALLMVAQQLSPLLPVGGMTSINFVDLPWYGKIADLGWHMILPTIALSLTGFAGLQRLTRGQLLDVLRQDYIQTARAKGLPENRVIYVHALRNAINPLITLLGFEFASLLSGSFISEFFFNWPGLGTLTLQAVQAQDLYLVMAALMMSATMLIVGNLMADLLLKFADPRISLDDLK